The Chanos chanos chromosome 3, fChaCha1.1, whole genome shotgun sequence genome segment TAAGATTTAAACAGCATTGTGTATTTAATAGAAAACATACCACACCATTACTCTAGTCCTGCTTAAAAACTAGCATAGGCAACgtaatattttgaaatatcagtgtctgaaatatcagatgCATTGCGAGTATTTACATGCTTTGAAACGAACTGAACATTTAGAATATGTGTTTATTCGGAAttttattaccattattattatggtCTGCTACGTGAACTTGAAGGCTCAGATGATGCCGAGAATTAAGCAACGAACTCTGAGAAAACGGCGCCCTCTGCTGGCAAGAAAAAATGCTTCATAAGTAGCACTATGCACAAAGATTACAGACTGtatattttcttctctttcttttctattcatGATTGAGGCACTCTTGAAAAAGTGGTTTCTGCATTCATCTTGAATTATAGACACTCAGACAAGGAGAGATGAACATCAGATACACAATACCAAAATTAAAGTTAAATTATAATCATTTGGAGGATGGTGTTAGGTCACTGAGTATGTAATGGAATTACTATCTGTCATGCCAGAAAATGGACAACTCTCatccccaaaagaaaaaaaaagtatgaagaAATAAACTAAAAGAGaggtttgtttacattttctgtatgtttgagatgaaaattactgtgtgtttagtgacaTTAAAAACTATCCTTGACTTCACAGGTTTTAAGGAACAGATAGGATTGTACATAAGAGGATGAAGACCCTGAGATATTCTACTGCCCACTGATAATCCTTCAAGAATGAACCAGGGGGACTGATTTTGCTTCAGATCATCACCCCCCTCTGGGAGTTTGCCTTTACACtttgatgtatttttcaatAAATGCAATCAGCTACActatttggtttgttttgtttaattcttGATAAGTTTACACTTGGTGTTAAGTTATACAATTTTGGGAAattgtcattttcagttttatgatctgaaaaaatgagagattaaATGAAAACTATTCCAGCCAAACCTTACAGGCTTCAGAATGCAGGGTTCATTATAAGGTTATGGTATGTGATTACCTattcatctgtttctttgtaATATTACTTCAGAGGTCACAATGTTGTCACAAGTGCATGTGCCTTTGATCATAAACTATAATAAGATGTTCATTCAAAATATTGTAAGTCAAAATTATACAACAGAATTGTACAAAAACTTGTCACCTCTAATATAAGTTTGCATGTTAATATATCTGATATAGGTTCGCGTCTGGCATTTTATATTGGGGTTTTGGATTGGTTCACACCAAAAACACCAATCAGTATTTtacacattaataaaacagcacttttaaataaaacagtatttttaCACATAGACGTTGTTAAACATGTAGTGCAACATTTGGTATAGTGTGAAAAATTTAATGCAGTGCAGAAGGTGTCACGTCGGAGTCTGGGTACACATTAGCGATCAAAAGTTGATAATTCAAACAATGTTAATACCAGTTTTGTCAATAAAACCCCAGAGCCGGCTCTGTAAAAACCGAACATGTCTTGTTACCTGGCAACGTCTCTGGAATCATGGGAATGAATGACGCTTTTGTTAACTCCGGAAGTGGAGGGAGATTCGAATTATTTCTGTTAATAAAGGAAAAAGGCCAAAAGGTTTCTCCTTCTGTAGAACAAtagtaaaaatattaaaatggtaCTTTTCTGGAAAACGTTTTTAGTTAACtgtttctccctttctcacttGGTCTGCTTCACTTAACATTATTGCTAGCCTTCCTGCTAATCTCGCTAGCCTAGTTTGATGCGGTCCCGTTATAGGGAGTGTTGTGACTGTCAGACATGGGGGCCGGTGCTACAACACATGGTTACCGTGTTTTCATATCGGTTCGGGTTTTACAATATGGACTCTTTAAATAATACAAGGTAACAATGTTATTAATTTGCTGTTGGAAACCGTTGATTGTGATGATGGACAGCTGATGCGCCAGTCAGATCACATACCCAATATGTAGCTAGCTTGCTAACTTAGTGGAATGTCTTTcgaacaaactcagagtttatAGATCAAAACTTTTCAAAGAAACCCTTACTCTCAATCCGCAGTCTGGTGAAATCTCTTGTCTGTTTACAGACTACGTGGTCGTCTTTATAAGTAGATGACGCGAGTGTGTGGATAAAACAACGCTGAGGGTCTGGGCACGTTCTCGGATCTTGTTTCTCCGCTAAATATGAATCTGAAGTTGGAAGTTTTGTTGTCCTCTAGCATTAAACGAAAGAAACCATGGCCGAGGTTCTGTTGGCTTGGAATGGTGAGTGACATGGACAGAATCTGCATTGTAGTGACTGTCAGTTTGTTGTGTATGAATTAACGGAATTTCTCTCCCATACATGTTGGGAAGTGACTCGGACAAAGTGTTTGTTGAAAATATTAAATAGCTGCATTGTCTGTTTCAGGAGAAGGAAGGTGTCTTCCTCTTGGACGACAAGCGAATTAGTGAAATCATTCTTGTGTCGggacacaccaaaaaaaagacgCCAAAGCTGCAACCACTTCTACCAAGAGTGTTGACTATGTCCGCATCTCAAAATGGTGACCGAGTTTAGTTTAACAGCTGATGCACCAAAACAAATTTACAGTTATGCACTGATGAATCAtagtttaaatgatttattttcgtGTGCAGGTGTTTGGCTGAGTGGGATACTGACTTCTGGAGAGCTGTTTCTATGGAACAGGGACAAGGACTCCCTGAAGATGATTTCGTCTGTAGCAGCAGTTTCTCAGCTAGTCGCCTTTGCTCAAGGTCTGCATATTTGTTCTTGGCTTAGTCTGCAATGGTCTTCTCTCAGTGTCATATTTCAGCTTGGAAATGACTGTAGTCTGTCTGATCCATGTTTAGAGACGTCAATGcgtctctctctgctggtgtCTGGGGACGGGCAGAGGGTGCTCCTGGTAATGCTCACAGGACAGGTATTCCTTTGGGAGTGCTTTAGACCTCAAGACTTAAGTAGTGTTAGAGACACCGCTGTGGCCGGACGTTGGAGTCAGATAGAATCCTCCGGAAACACAGCATTGCCCTCATCGAAGAACAAGGAAACATCCCATCACAGTGTTTTTGTCAAGAGTCAGGTGAGCAATTTGTTTCTCTCATTGTGTGTAGAAGaaattccagaacattctctgaGCTATATTCCTATCCATTTTCTTGTACTAGGAGgttggtgatgtgtgtatgaatgctttTGTCTTCACGTCTGAAGACCAGCTGATCGTCAGTTTCCTGAAGATTCAGTGGGAGGAAGGCTGGGAGAGAAAACTCAGGTATGTGGTTATATGTGaaaggatatttaaaaaaaatgtttttttttttatggtgttgGGATCATTTCATTAATGACATGTGTTTGTCCTTTGCAGTTCAGTGGGGTACAGTGTACACTGGGTCACAAAGACCTACCCGCTCAAGTGCCTCTCCCCGCCATGCCGACCCGTAAGGTCAAGAGGGGCGCTGGTTTCGGCTTTTTCCCCGGACGGTCTGCTCCTGGCCGTCGTCCTGAATCAGAAAGACCCGAGGGTATGATATCTctttaagacagaaaaataattaTTGTGAACGCTCACATACGGTATAAGCCTTTATCTGTGgctattttattttgtgtgtgtttccccttGGTAGGCTACCCAGGCGTTGTTTATCAGCACACAGAactttgtgtctctgtccagCTCCTTAGGGGGCTGCGGCAGTAAACAGCTCAACATCCCACCCAAGTATCTGAGGTTGGTGCAAAAACGGTAGCACGGCTAACCTTGGCTCTCCTCAGTGTGGGGGTAGAGGTTAACGCGATGGcatcttctccctcctccaGGTCCTACTGGGTAGGCTGTGTGAGCTGGACTGCAGGGGGGCTATACTTGGCCTGCGTGTTAAAAAGAGGCTCCCTCCTTTTGCTGGCCCGGCTGGGCGGACTGGTCACGCTGTCTACGACAGGATGCAACATTGAATTTGGTCCAGCCCACTTCTTGCCCCTTCATCCGCTGATCACCTATAGGTATTCAGCATTCTCACGGGTTAAATATCTCAAAGCTACGTGCTGCCTGACgaattttaaatacatttagacacatgtcattttcatgtgtttggaGACATTATTGAGCTGTCGTGTTTGTAAAATCATCAGAGAGATGAATATGTTTGGTGTCCTTTCAggttctggtaaaaaaaaagaaaagaaagaaagaattgtgtgctgttgtgtcaCTTATGCATCCCAAAAGACTCACTCACCTATGGGTGTCAGATTTGAGTAAAATCTAATTCTTTCTTGTTTGCCTTAAAAGCAATGCCTATTAAGAATTTGAAAAAAGGAAACGGATTCCATTGTGGTACATGATTTTCAtcggaaaaaaatcaaatccattGAACATTCTGTCATAGTTTACGTTCGCTAGAGTTTTTCCTTTATCTTGATCTTTCTtcgtttccctctctttcctctctttcttgtctTCCATCCCTAGTCATctgatctctctttttcttccttcaacATGGTCATTGATTTTATTTCCATGTAAGTACTTGTGAGGACAGAGAATTGTTCTTTGAATGAGTGTTTGCAATACACTTACCCTCAGTATCTGTTACCTCACCACTGGCATGGCAAATCCCAGAGCAGTGCCCCCTTCTACTTTGTATGCCGTCTCACATGAAACAGATTCTACCTGAATTGTGCCAACACTCAgttatgtatgcatgcatagtACTATGCATGAGTAGGGAGgtgtttttaacagtgtaatgatataatgtgtttcttgttttaacACTGCTTCACCTTCAGACCTCCAGTGGCTTCACAACAACAGGATGGAGCCCTCTCCAGTTCCAGCGTGTCTCTCCGTGACGCTCTGAGACAACGATATTCGGTCACCTGGCACCCGCGCTTGCCCTATCTCATCGTGTCTGATGGGTACATGGCCACCATGCTGAGAATGCCAAgtcacccctcccccacctcacTCATAAGTGCCCACCTGCTGGACGCAGCCGAGGGCTTGGAAAGAGTTCGCAAGGCCCTGGTGAACTCTGAGGTGAGAGGGGAGGTGAGAGCAGCTGTTGTAATATTTTAGTAGTATTTTGTATATACATGAGTTCACAGCAGTCATGTGACTGGTAACTGGTTCATCACATTGCTCTCTTTTATGCATGTTGCGTCACAGCCCCGAGTCAGGAGTCGGTTGGAGTCCATGTCCACTCTGAAATTCACAGCTAGTTTACAGTTACTGAGACAGAAGGAGATTCCAACAGCCACACTCCCCCTGTGCCTGCAAGATGAGAGAGGCAGTGACGATATCAgagaaaagttaaagaaaatCCTGGTCAGTGATCAAAACCTTTCCCAaataatgttttctctgttcctcagtTCTCAGGTGTACAGAGTCCATAGAATTACCAGGACCGTATTTGTATGACTGGAGTGACAGTATTTGTATGACTGGAGTGACAGAATTTAGATGCCTGAAGCCTTTATTTTAGTAACTGTCTGTGGTTTCACAGGTTCAGGATGAGGATGAATCTGATTGCAGCCAGTGTGCCGGCTCACGCTTAGAGGAGGGCGGCAGGCTGGAGTTTGCCTCGATGTTCGACACGCTTCATGCCCATTCGGACTCTCAAAGTGACCCTGAGGACCCAGAGTCTGAGGAGCCCTTAACTTTGCGGGGGGATCTAGAGGCGGTTCAGCGAAGTCTGCTGACAGCGTGGGCTCTGGGACTGTCTCTGGGTGGGGTCGCGGAGCAGAGAGAGCGGCTTTTGAAATACGCGGCCCGTTGCGCTGTGCGTCTGGCAGCCCTCCTCGGACTTTGTCCCCCTGGATCTCAGTCTGGTAAAAAGAAAAGCGGAACCCGGGCCTCAAACGTCTTTCACCTCCTTAaatctctgctttctttcttaCCCTGGGACGCTCCGCACACGAGAGGAGGCAGCTGCCTGGGCGTAGCTGTGGATCTTATCAGGCAGTTTGTGTTTCTGGTCCTCAACCCTTCTTCAGAGCGTCCTCTCTCCTCCCAGAGCCTTTCTGCAGCACTTCTCATCCTCCACAAGGCATCCCAAAGTCTGAACCTTACCTACAGGCTCCCACAGAAGGCGGTGTATGGTCCTCCAGACCTCCATCAGGCAGACGCCTGTCCCTCCGATGTCTTCTCCCTCCCACTGCTACAGGAGGAGGGAGGAACTCAGCTAGTGATATCGCAGGAGCCAGGGCTGGAGACACAGCTACCCTCCTCTAGGTAAATCTTTTGACATTTGAAGACACTGCAGGGCTCCAAAGCGGTTTACACTTACATCACGCAATGCATTTTGTTCAGAGGATCTGATTAAAACTTTGTGTTGTCTTCCAAAGTTTTAAGTGAAGTTGTTATGTTATGCTCTCCAGATTGCTTGCTGTGTGGCAAAGTGTGTACACGCAGGCTGTCCATTATCAAACAGAGCTATGCCAAAACGGCGGCTATGGCAGCAGAGCGAAAGAGTTGGAGAGAGTATCTGAAATTCTGTCCAAAATCCAGAGGGTTCTTCAGAGAGCTGGGAACCGTTTGGAAGACAGCCCTGCTCTGCACAGTTTCGCAGGTCAAGCTGAACGGTCGAGGCCTTTCACAGGATTACACGTTTATTTTGACATGATTGATGAGGCAGAGCAGCGCATTCAATTTGCACTTTTCTGTTTGCAGGAGAGCAACACTTTATTTTGGGTTCATATGGTGAAAGCACTCAGATATGGAGAGCTGAGCtttgggcagagagagaaagatgtaagTTTTTCAGCATGACAATAGCGAAGGCAAATGCATTAGACCTGTGCTCAGTGTCGTTAGTATCATGGCTCCTTTCCCCTCTGTCCTTTAATGTGTTCCACAGCTGGCCCAAGAACGTGTTTCCTAGAGACACGATACTGCCTGGCCTTACTGTATAGTCACCTGTTTCTGTATCGGCTGAGGGAAGCACAGGGCCTGTGTGACTACCTGGCCAGGCAGCTGCTGCCGCCGGCTGAACAGGGAGAGGACATAGTTGGTACGTTGTTCACTTTCCCAATATTGTGTAATGTAGAAACAGTAATATTACTAATGGTTACGCATAGCTGAGTTGAGTGATACTTCTCTCAGATTCTCTTAAATTGCAGTTAATAATCAGTGATCAACTACTGTGTATATAAAGAGCGTATTGGTATAATATACATAAATTCTCTGTACTATACTGATGTTACATTTGTGTAACTTTATACTGTGGATGGTTAAGAGAGTATGTCTGCCCTGACTTTCATCTGTAGAAGATGCTCTGGATGAGGGCTGGCTTCCAGGACAGGTGAACAGTGAGGCAGCCCGTGCAGTGGTTCAGTCTCTGGGCAGGTTCATGGCCTCTTACTTCACCAACCAGCCTCTGAGCATTCTCCCCCCTCACAACGTGGATGTCCTGCCTCCTCTGCACTTTCCTCAGAGTGAGTAAAACAGAGTTTATCATCATTTTATCAGCTCCCCAACTACTTTGCAACTATGACAAATCGAGGAGGCCATAGAGATGTGGTCTGTAaggtatatttgtgtgtaaagtATATTTGTCTGTAATGTATATTTGTCTGTAAAGTATATTTGTCTGTAAGGTATATTTGTCTGTAAAATATATTTGTCTGTAAGGTATATTTGTCTGTAAAGTATATTTGTCTGTAAGGTATATTTGTCTGTAAAGTATATTTGTCTGTAAGGTATATTTGTCTCCGTTTTTTTCGTGTCAGCCTCGGGCCGACGGCTGGTGGTCTTGTCCCAGAGCCGCGTGGCGGGGGCGGTCCGCTCCCAGCAGCTCTCTGAGGTGTGGACAGTGGACTACGCTCTGGAGCTTCTCCTGCTGGGGGGGCTGCTGCCCGAGGCCGTGTGGCTGGCTCACCGTTTGGGCGACTGGAAGATGGCTGCTTCCCTCAGCCTGGCCTACACCACTTACTGCAAGGAGCATTACGACTTCAGCAAGTGAGTGAATTATTGGCCTAAATCTGGCCATAGCTTGGAGAATTGGGTCGCTGCGCACCTGTGGACCATAATGATCGGTTTGAGAAATACTAATCTAATTTCTATTGTCATGAATCTGGTTGTAATTAAAGGTTATGGACCATGGACTGCTTGTTCATTGATTTTGCACAGAAAATGAACTCAACATGGCATTTGATTTTTGCAACTATAACAGTGCTGGTAATGATTTGTTAGCAAGTGCAGTGTGAAAATTCTCTGGTAGCATTGATTGAGCAGTGGTTGCCATGGTTGTATGCATATATTGGCTATGCTAagagtgtgtacatgtgacTAAAGGTTGAAGTGGAGAGAACTGCATCTACCAACAGAGCTGCAGCCTGGTCACATCTTCCAGTGTCAGCTTAAGTCCTGTCTTGGCCAAATGTCACCTTCTGATGATGATGGTAAGTCACACATTTAATTAGAAAAAACTGACCTCAGTTTGGGTTTTGTGGGTATGGTAAATGTATCTCTCTTAATTCCTTGGtatatgtgtgggtttgtggttTTTGATATCATTTTTGAAAAGAAGTTAAATGCTCTGCACATCATTACGTGCTGCGATTTCTTGTCTCCTTGCTGActtgtgttgtttatgttgcATAGCGAACCATGGTGTGAGTTTTATAACCGTGTATGAGTTAAGGGTTGAGCATGTTCATTAGTGTGCGTaactctgtcttcctctcagaCTCTGTGAATGCGGAGGATACTGAGCTCCTGCAGGTGTCTGTGCAGGAGATCCTCAAGGCCTCCGTCATGGCGGAGGTGGATGTGGTGTCTCAACCTCTTCGTCTGCTCCTGGACTCAGCCAAACAGTCggcctcctctctttctcccctcgtGTGTCCCGGCCTTTATCTTCCCACGCCTCCTCTGTACTGTCCACAGCCTGCACCCAACACGCAGGTGCTCAACAAGTGTACCTCACCCACGGGTTACAAATAAGTCCCGCCCACGTATTAGTTAATTGGAACTTATTTAATGTTGTTCAGGGAACTCTGTAAAAACTGCTCTTACTGAATAATCCATACGCGTCTGCGTCTCCCGTAGGATTCCACAGGGGATTTGTCGGCGCTTACGGAGGAGGCATCCCGTAGGGGCGTATCTGGAGCTTTGCAGAGGGTTCTGTTGCTCTTGAGGGCTGCGCACTGTTCTCGCCCAGCCGCTGAGTGGTACGTCAGGAACCTGCGCCACTGCCAGCAGCTCTCACACAAGGTCAGTCCTGTCTCTTCCCCGTCGGTCGGTCTGGtctctttgccttttttcaGTTTCGAAACGTCTTTTgaaagtgtaattttttttaatggcgtGTGAAATGGATGACAGATCCGGCAGAGGTTTGGTGAGCCCAAAGACGCACCGTTTTCTGAAGGACTGATGAAGTTTGCCGCTCGCTGTGGATTCTTCCGTTCAGGGGCCAGCGGAGATGGGAACATAGACGCCGTTACAAAACAGATCATAAGTATGTTCATTGTCGATGCCAAGCCAGTGTTATCAACACTGTACAATATTTTACTCGCATGAATGTAAGCGTGAGCAACGAAAGGTTTAAAGGCCTGTTGAAAAGCTCACTGGCTCAGGTAAGGTACATCacagtgttgttttctttttcccagcatgcttcAGGGAGCTGTGTGGACTTTGCTGGATGCTGCATGTCAGAGACCGGCTTACTGTTTCCTGCAGGAAGTATCAAGCAGCAAGAAACAACAGGAGAGACTCTCAGGTACAGGGCACGGACATACGCATGAAAGTACTAACATGAATTTTTGAGGAGGACACACTTAGGCATGACTGCATCCAGTGTTAAAATCTcggaatgcgtgtgtgtgtgcgcgcgttgcAGATAAGAGACGAAGATTTGAACGAGCTTTGTGTGGAGGCCTTGCGTTGGGCCTGCCGCCTTCTGCCATTCTCTCGTTTTCTCAACGCCGAGGAGATACTGCAAGACCTGGTCCTCAGCCTGGTGTCAGAGCTGCCTCCTATTGCTATGGTAACCGCCACACTCGCGTTTTGATCGGCCATAAACCGGGGCTCTGATGTGTAGCTGAGCTCTCCTGCCTCTGTGCCCAGGTGGCGGAGACATTGGCCAGAGTGtttgtggaggaggaagagtctGTGCGAGTGCCTCTGAGAGAGAAGTACAACTCCCTGCTACACAGGTTACGCCCTTGTCCCGTCCAGAACTTCACCTCACTGCCAGGTAATACTCTGTCCTGAGGGTGTTCTGTCCACATAGGGCTGGATGGTAGAACGACACTGACAGATATCTGTGCTAGAGTAGGGATTTTACTCTTCTGTTTATGCCAGTGGCGCTTTATACCATAATACTACATTTTGAGTGAACCTCCCTGCCTGATGTCCACGTACCAAACCTCCTCTTAGCGCTGTATTTTCAGATTTTGTCCACGTTGTCTCCCATGCATACAGACGCACAGGCAAACGGTAAGACGGAGGCTGGGGAGCCAGAGACGATGCTCCTGCTGATCCAGGACGAGCTGAGGCGGCATCGGAGAGAGCTGAGGCGTTTGGGCAAACACCTCGCCCCCGTGGAGCTTCACATttgggagagggaggaagatgaCGACAGAGGAGGCGTTCATTTTCTGGAGCGTTTCTCTCTGGGCGCGAGCTTGAGCAACAGCACGCTGACGGACTGTGGGCGTCCTCAGGTGTACAGCGAGGGAGACACAGCTGAGACGCTGTCCGAACCTCTGTCTCCAGACCTTCAGACCAGACCTCCTCACAGGTGCAGTCACCCCATTAGCCGTATGCCCTTCCAGCCTCAGTCAGAGGAATatgtcacacacatttcatGGCTTTATTGCATTAATTatggagtttttgtttttgacgaTTGAGGTTTGTGCACCCTATAGGTATTGGGCAGATGTCGAAACTGTGCAtgtttaaaattatttttaattgagTTGTCGACAGTTTGAAGTTGAGATTAACATTTTTTACAGCGTCGcctgtattatttatttttatttacttacttacttacttacttacttacctTACTTTAGCCCGAAGAAGCAgcaggacagagcagagagatcagcgcagagagaaaaagaagatcaAATCAGTCCGGCCGCGGGTCCCGGTGGAGCTGACAGAGCCCAGGACTCTGCAGGGGGCACGGAGGGAGCTAAGGCTCCTTCTTTACCTGCCGTAGGGACGTGGATGTTTGAGCTGGAGGATGAGGAGTACGCTCGCTTCTTAGAGCTCTTCCTCAGCTACGTGTTGGAAAAGGACAAGTTGGACGGCGAAGACTCCGAGCTGCCTTTGTCGAGCGGTTTTTCGGC includes the following:
- the cplane1 gene encoding LOW QUALITY PROTEIN: ciliogenesis and planar polarity effector 1 (The sequence of the model RefSeq protein was modified relative to this genomic sequence to represent the inferred CDS: deleted 1 base in 1 codon; substituted 1 base at 1 genomic stop codon), which gives rise to MNLKLEVLLSSSIKRKKPWPRFCWLGMEKEGVFLLDDKRISEIILVSGHTKKKTPKLQPLLPRVLTMSASQNGVWLSGILTSGELFLWNRDKDSLKMISSVAAVSQLVAFAQETSMRLSLLVSGDGQRVLLVMLTGQVFLWECFRPQDLSSVRDTAVAGRWSQIESSGNTALPSSKNKETSHHSVFVKSQEVGDVCMNAFVFTSEDQLIVSFLKIQWEEGWERKLSSVGYSVHWVTKTYPLKCLSPPCRPVRSRGALVSAFSPDGLLLAVVLNQKDPRATQALFISTQNFVSLSSSLGGCGSKQLNIPPKYLRSYWVGCVSWTAGGLYLACVLKRGSLLLLARLGGLVTLSTTGCNIEFGPAHFLPLHPLITYRPPVASQQQDGALSSSSVSLRDALRQRYSVTWHPRLPYLIVSDGYMATMLRMPSHPSPTSLISAHLLDAAEGLERVRKALVNSEPRVRSRLESMSTLKFTASLQLLRQKEIPTATLPLCLQDERGSDDIREKLKKILVQDEDESDCSQCAGSRLEEGGRLEFASMFDTLHAHSDSQSDPEDPESEEPLTLRGDLEAVQRSLLTAWALGLSLGGVAEQRERLLKYAARCAVRLAALLGLCPPGSQSGKKKSGTRASNVFHLLKSLLSFLPWDAPHTRGGSCLGVAVDLIRQFVFLVLNPSSERPLSSQSLSAALLILHKASQSLNLTYRLPQKAVYGPPDLHQADACPSDVFSLPLLQEEGGTQLVISQEPGLETQLPSSRLLAVWQSVYTQAVHYQTELCQNGGYGSRAKELERVSEILSKIQRVLQRAGNRLEDSPALHSFAGEQHFILGSYGESTQIWRAELWAERERSGPRTCFLETRYCLALLYSHLFLYRLREAQGLCDYLARQLLPPAEQGEDIVEDALDEGWLPGQVNSEAARAVVQSLGRFMASYFTNQPLSILPPHNVDVLPPLHFPQTSGRRLVVLSQSRVAGAVRSQQLSEVWTVDYALELLLLGGLLPEAVWLAHRLGDWKMAASLSLAYTTYCKEHYDFSKLKWRELHLPTELQPGHIFQCQLKSCLGQMSPSDDDGKSHIXLEKTDLSLDSVNAEDTELLQVSVQEILKASVMAEVDVVSQPLRLLLDSAKQSASSLSPLVCPGLYLPTPPLYCPQPAPNTQDSTGDLSALTEEASRRGVSGALQRVLLLLRAAHCSRPAAEWYVRNLRHCQQLSHKIRQRFGEPKDAPFSEGLMKFAARCGFFRSGASGDGNIDAVTKQIITCFRELCGLCWMLHVRDRLTVSCRKYQAARNNRRDSQIRDEDLNELCVEALRWACRLLPFSRFLNAEEILQDLVLSLVSELPPIAMVAETLARVFVEEEESVRVPLREKYNSLLHRLRPCPVQNFTSLPDAQANGKTEAGEPETMLLLIQDELRRHRRELRRLGKHLAPVELHIWEREEDDDRGGVHFLERFSLGASLSNSTLTDCGRPQVYSEGDTAETLSEPLSPDLQTRPPHSPKKQQDRAERSAQREKEDQISPAAGPGGADRAQDSAGGTEGAKAPSLPAVGTWMFELEDEEYARFLELFLSYVLEKDKLDGEDSELPLSSGFSARLRERELHSPAFDVLTTLRRRQRDGRQAARRRGPRAPVFRAGRCFRSAPDTPEPPPSTVRAPSVQSDAQLRGNNVTLRHLSGLHGGKQQGLFGFGCSRGGSSPETGTVGDGRVSSQPSPSQSSIPWGAQTERWPFKTAALADTDLQQDLDPKLEARFPRLGRLLEWMVRWADRRAAHTQPARRKPEGPGGPDDAVVMRAKASTPAVLTALRLLEHRYTTALLAPDRPCTHLRVPERQYTVAPVLQPDTGWKVERESSVDTGYPGSAETPVTLPDLDHQHGPTPDTCDAEGVEEEQSVVYLSEEEEMTHHSGRKEGERKPASGGSERQPPAETNGNKPAGLSLCLKSILTATPRLLVVPEARPEVSKQTSPLQPDLRSLPVPNLEPGAQTTSPPSNSTLPEGSPGRQADPVRQLLQDELFRLVQLQQINFMSLMQVVGASFANLQLSHPNTLLPQASVPLVQPSVPVPQPNDPHNQHPGPEPTTQNPQHPDSRSQNGLTDQQTVTTVVESAVNIQRERTDQNNATPNMREIQPLSIHSEWPGESQTQGRNFSLPSHGLLTTANNPPSISLQAPPSGSSQDPPILIPNMRSAPPIPATGLHLLQLRPPHPALLRPPPIVSVREAWGPHPLHPKVNQYEPSTVRRTEEERRMWAEPTIAPPTPHFSLISHPPTQTFGATTERGRRHESLHLGPAPQRAAPPLALLRFHPPQQPLLLPQIPLSDPARTLAPAPTAVGHFPRLQLLQRDPDPPSPVGTSPLRAPRLIPLEKLMEWAAARQQDTEVKLQLLKTDRLSEGNVPGTTLSKKRQKRREEKKKEEVKVGVTFRPEDSIIPPSELEEEEEPTLKESHAIPLGSFDSMLTGQSLLDKAHATAAELHAFASTQKKPPEIQDACTNTEPASARAITDKAISVHLPVSPTSAPGSGLVEAPAVVPPDIFLNLRFSKDLPAERPESSGPAEQRPDMEAEVRQFINVIDLEDEALLHDLPPRRTSPTRTAPDSPPSSAQLHLLAASVTNSAPSHVPTAEIMTEEPTDSLLGPSLRVSPPAVAQGDSEPSGDPVTVRVLMDVKAQDVEVRSLERTALSRSQVSARLSEMDAQLAALQSIADHMDREFANTRMLVRTVETLSPAVMADDESHFRRPPVTQEDLAESMVESSGRPVQETLGLSGLSDVADILGDLVRDGAISPTALGLSYSRAAQLDRQRQRTDRMEEERRELRAWMRRKQRERLVEYRKQREGRREMERKPFTPTVTTNPSSKDLTVIKQIKREKDKTLLLEHHTQRAREACSLITDLLTAPLPLPSGTASQHSPGTARSSTRSTYSQSTGRNKSPKGQTGRTRSLSSPGRTVVLQRGGAAGGTGTLRSRLGLHRPACALPGDRMSQVTRRGMITDLRGRTGAKTKSRQNQSKVLSRSPAGHRTVKEQEQREENEEREVVSPWSPPLEVRRLLRTENQDTGQVRGHDISVRLEQDILETMSESTGSILSKLDWADIERIVAEEGEGEL